Proteins from a genomic interval of Lolium perenne isolate Kyuss_39 chromosome 1, Kyuss_2.0, whole genome shotgun sequence:
- the LOC127305542 gene encoding uncharacterized protein has product MQHFISLGTQFIGYRDTVNGLKEALVTANKRADDLAVKLEQSEKARQKAEQDAASVGDLRKRLHEAEAALSDKITQQIAQEKDVSGRLESQNRLFARKMGQDFELEEPEGNRLRDALSLLEIHGDLARRTIVDAKTALTRLFPYFFPKKNLPNTFADLTKYFIPEEDLGLALRQESLKIGVEGTIALVAESLQDVNWAKAGETKRMQTEKWRALIKDAKPHSKKILSFLGYKLAPSSSSAKPEVK; this is encoded by the exons ATGCAACACTTCATTAGTCTCGgcacccaatttattgggtaccgcgaCACCGTCAATGGTCTGAAAG AGGCTCTCGTTACAGCTAATAAGCGTGCTGATGACCTTGCCGTCAAGTTAGAGCAAAGTGAGAAAGCTCGCCAGAAGGCTGAACAAGATGCTGCTTCCGTTGGAGATCTTCGAAAGAGACTCCACGAGGCTGAAGCTGCCTTGAGTGATAAAATCACTCAACAAATTGCCCAAGAAAAAGATGTCAGTGGCCGCTTGGAGTCGCAAAATCGTCTTTTTGCAA GAAAAATGGGTCAAGATTTCGAACTCGAGGAACCTGAAGGAAATCGTCTTCGCGACGCCCTCTCCTTACTGGAAATTCATGGGGATCTGGCGCGTCGCACTATTGTCGACGCGAAAACTGCCTTGACGCGCCTCTTCccgtacttcttcccgaagaaaaaccTGCCCAACACCTTTGCTGACCTTACCAAGTACTTCATTCCtgaagaagatcttggactggctcttcgacaagaaagcttgaagattggcgttgaaggcaccatagctttggttgccGAAAGCCTGCAAGACGTCAACTGGGCGAAAGCTGGCGAAACAAAGAGGATGCAGACGGAGAAGTGGCGAGCCTTGATTAAAGATGCCAAGCcgcactcgaagaagatcctctcctttCTCGGATACAAACTAGCTCCTTCCTCCAGTtccgccaagccggaggtcaagtag